One Pongo pygmaeus isolate AG05252 chromosome 10, NHGRI_mPonPyg2-v2.0_pri, whole genome shotgun sequence genomic window carries:
- the DAZAP2 gene encoding DAZ-associated protein 2 isoform X2, producing the protein MNSKGQYPTQPTYPVQPPGNPVYPQTLHLPQAPPYTDAPPAYSELYRPSFVHPGAATVPTMSAAFPGASLYLPMAQSVAVGPLGSTIPMAYYPVGPIYPPASTSWMPSQCCSACSHAGSQRPRNSAEGELLHGWFRWWLHHLVRNQGHLCAGKDITYLQHFSQCNCFSHINLKLQFRHMLLGCLSGAQTFRHFSDFIRNHVMVAVPP; encoded by the exons ATGAACAGCAAAG gTCAATATCCAACACAGCCAACCTACCCTGTGCAGCCTCCTGGGAATCCAGTATACCCTCAGACCTTGCATCTTCCTCAGGCTCCACCCTATACTGATGCTCCACCTGCCTACTCAGAG CTCTATCGTCCGAGCTTTGTGCACCCAGGGGCTGCCACAGTCCCCACCATGTCAGCCGCATTTCCTGGAGCCTCTCTGTATCTTCCCATGGCCCAGTCTGTGGCTGTTGGGCCTTTAGGTTCCACAATCCCCATGGCTTATTATCCAGTCGGTCCCATCTATCCACCTG cctccacctcctggatgcCCTCCCAATGCTGCTCAGCTTGCAGTCATGCAGGGAGCCAACGTCCTCGTAACTCAGCGGAAGGGGAACTTCTTCATGGGTGGTTCAGATGGTGGCTACACCATCTGGTGAGGAACCAAGGCCACCTTTGTGCCGGGAAAGACATCACATACCTTCAGCACTTCTCACAATGTAACTGCTTTAGTCATATTAACCTGAAGTTGCAGTTTAGACACATGTTGTTGGGGTGTCTTTCTGGTGCCCAAACTTTCAGGCACTTTTCAGATTTCATAAGGAACCATGTAATGGTAGCAGTGCCTCCCTAA
- the DAZAP2 gene encoding DAZ-associated protein 2 isoform X1, whose protein sequence is MNSKGQYPTQPTYPVQPPGNPVYPQTLHLPQAPPYTDAPPAYSELYRPSFVHPGAATVPTMSAAFPGASLYLPMAQSVAVGPLGSTIPMAYYPVGPIYPPGSTVLVEGGYDAGARFGAGATAGNIPPPPPGCPPNAAQLAVMQGANVLVTQRKGNFFMGGSDGGYTIW, encoded by the exons ATGAACAGCAAAG gTCAATATCCAACACAGCCAACCTACCCTGTGCAGCCTCCTGGGAATCCAGTATACCCTCAGACCTTGCATCTTCCTCAGGCTCCACCCTATACTGATGCTCCACCTGCCTACTCAGAG CTCTATCGTCCGAGCTTTGTGCACCCAGGGGCTGCCACAGTCCCCACCATGTCAGCCGCATTTCCTGGAGCCTCTCTGTATCTTCCCATGGCCCAGTCTGTGGCTGTTGGGCCTTTAGGTTCCACAATCCCCATGGCTTATTATCCAGTCGGTCCCATCTATCCACCTGGCTCCACAGTGCTGGTGGAAGGAGGGTATGATGCAGGTGCCAGATTTGGAGCTGGGGCTACTGCTGGCAACATTCCT cctccacctcctggatgcCCTCCCAATGCTGCTCAGCTTGCAGTCATGCAGGGAGCCAACGTCCTCGTAACTCAGCGGAAGGGGAACTTCTTCATGGGTGGTTCAGATGGTGGCTACACCATCTGGTGA